From Algoriphagus sp. NG3, the proteins below share one genomic window:
- a CDS encoding VOC family protein, giving the protein MLDISRLDHVLITIPLNTREEAKDFYTKELLLEEIPGNHPNGAIWIQMGDIELHIREEDAHQNNSARHPAFVVKDLEAVIAFLQSSNIEISYSSLIEGRKRCFFRDPWGNRFELIEFTQ; this is encoded by the coding sequence ATGCTTGATATCAGCCGCTTGGATCATGTACTTATCACAATTCCTCTCAACACACGGGAAGAAGCGAAAGACTTCTATACTAAAGAGCTTTTACTGGAAGAAATCCCGGGCAATCATCCCAATGGAGCGATTTGGATTCAGATGGGAGATATAGAACTTCATATTCGTGAGGAAGATGCACATCAAAATAACTCTGCCCGGCACCCTGCTTTTGTGGTGAAGGATTTGGAAGCTGTGATAGCTTTTCTGCAAAGTAGCAACATCGAAATCAGTTACTCATCTTTGATCGAAGGCCGAAAGCGCTGTTTTTTCAGAGATCCTTGGGGCAATAGATTTGAATTGATAGAATTTACCCAATAA